The DNA region CCTGGGGAATCGGAACTTCGAGGGAAGATAGGACAATTCGAAATGCATTGTGGGGCTCTTAGCAATCTGGTACGCGGTGATGCCAAGATGGCTTCCAGATTGTTATTTATGAGGCTGAGAATTGAAAGGTGTCAGACGTGACAATGAGTATTTACAAACACTGTACGTAAGTTTAACACATCCCTTGGAGTAAGATGGAGAGGAATCATTTGTACAAAGTACTGGGAGTTCAACCTAATGCTACAGAACGTGACATAAAGAAATCATATCACAAGCTAGCGAAGCAGTTTCACCCCGACAAAAATAATGCATCGAATGCGGAAgaaaaatttaaagaaatagtGACTTCGTACGATATCTTGAAGGACAAGGAAAAACGAAGAGTTTACGACCTACAACAAGAGACAGCCGAAATCATTGCACAAAATGCAAAGAGGCGGGAAGAAAAGAATAAAAGTAAAAGTACTACACGAGAGACATTTTATGAACCTTCGTGGTCTGCGAAAACTGAAAAGACGCAAAATCAGAAGACGAAGGCAGACACCGGAAAAAGGGAAAAGAAAACACCGAATGCAAACACAACGAAAACAAACAGAACGTTCAATGGTAAAAGTCAAAATggcaaaaaagaaaaacaaccaTGGCGAGGACCGTTAGATTCTGATGACTTTACATTTGAGGATATTCCGGGACCTGGTCCAAAACCAAGTTTTACTTTTAAGTTTAGCTTTGACCATTCCGATCCGTTCAAGTCATTTATGGAATTCTTTAAACCTTATCGCTTTGATGAATTTGATGATGCCTTTTTTGGTCCCAATACAAGGGATCCATTTGAGGACATTTATTCTTGGGGAAATGGAACCAATAGAAACAGATCTGAGAACAGTCCTAGTAATGCTAGTGGTAGTCAAAACCAAAATGGATTTCAGTTCCATGGTAAGTTATTGATGTGACTTTGTCTTTACAACAACTTATGGATTTCAGTTCCATGGTAAGTCATTGATATGACTTTGTTTACAACAACTTATGGATTTCAGTTCCATGGTAAGTGACTATGTGTTTACAACAACATATGGATTTCAGTTCCATGGTAAGTTATTGATATGACTATGTGTTTACAACAACATATGGATTTCAGTTCCATGGTAAGTCATTGATATGACTTTGTTTACAACAACTTATGGATTTCAGTTCCATGGTAAGTGACTATGTGTTTACAACAACATATGGATTTCAGTTCCATGGTAAGTTATTGATATGACTTTGTTTACAACAACTTATGGATTTCAGTTCCATGGTAAGTGACTATGTGTTTACAACAACATATGGATTTCAGTTCCATGGTAAGTTATTGATATGACTTTGTTTACAACAACATATGGATTTCAGTTCCATGGTAAGTTATTGATATGACTATGTGTTTACAACAACTTATGAGATTGGTTAGTTTTAATATGGGGGTGGGGATAATGAAGCTTTCAATGTTAAAAGTACTGTGTTTTTTTATGCAGGTGTTGATGATACATTTCCATCTATGAACTGTGTTTTCTGTAGGAAGAATTTTGAACTCAAGGAtttggtaagtacatgtagtttaatatTTTGCTGATATTGTGATAATAAATTAagtgtaattatgttatttgcTATTGCCATCTGCCTGTCTGCCTActagccatccatccatccgtccatccatccactcacacacacacccagccacccatccatccatacagGAAGACAAGTACAATATTTCTCCATTGATGACCTTCATGCATAACTTTCAAAAGTTAAATGAAAAACTTTTCATTATCAGAAGCCCAAGGTAGCTATAAATCTACCAGCACTGTCTAAAGTATGTAACCACAAATATAGAAACATTAGAGAGACTCAGATCATTTGATTATAATGCActaattttatttacattttattcaaCAGAAAGGTCATGAAGAAATTTGTAAGAAACTCCACACCAAACCAAAATCTCCATTTAGTTTTGAACCAGAATTGAGGGATGGAGATCGGTGGCCTGATAGTGACAGGCTGTTTGGGCGGTCTCCAAGTCCACCGTATTCACCAAAGGTATGTACTAATATTTATAAGTCAatcctagactgtcgacagtcgctcgcgcctttttttcctacgtcttatctaaactccgatccggcgcaacactactataatagCATACTGATATCTCGGGCCTTCGTCCCTCGATATCAGATTGcaattagactagtgttgcgccggatcggagtttagataaaacgtagggaaaaaaagcgcgagcgactgtcgacagtctaagtCAATCCTTGAAATCCTGTAACAATAGCActatattgaaatgtattgcTGCTGGCAGCATGCTCATTGTAGGTAGGTTGCAGCCATAATGCAATCGATTGACCAATTGGTTTAGTTTGCACGTGCAGCTGCAGCGATCTAGCAAAAATAAATTCGgaagaaaatcaaaagttcCTGCCTCCCAAAAATAAGCACCTTTAGTTCTAATATGTTGAGATGCATGTCTATTAGATGCATTCAGTTTTTGTAAATGGAATAAACTTGAGCAATATTGCAATGACAAGTACTTTCGCTAGATTGCTTGCCACTGCACATGTTATAACAAATGTGATCGATCAGTCAAATGATTGCAATCAAAGAACAGAAGTGGCTGTGACCTACCTAGAGTGAGTGTGCCACCACTGGCAAAACATAGCACTATTGAATTCACTCTTTAGAATACCTGCAAAGTGAAAATCACTCCTTAGAACTGCAAAATTAATTCATGAAATGATCGGCCATAAAATTTAGAAAATCTTCTGTGGCTTGACAAGTAAAGTTTATCTCACAGTGAGTCTGTCAAAGAGATGTATGGTAAAATTAAACTCATGAAATGACAAGccatgaaattttgaaaatgtacttTATATAACTAAAAAGAACTACAGATTCTGCCACTGTGCTACATATTATCTTGTTATGTAAAAAACTCTTGTTTGAAACTCTAAAAGCCCatatttcaatcccaggtcatcacattttatcagtggagccgTTAGGgctacataggatcattcttttgttctgtagcaactttttctataactttcCAGACAAGTGTTTCACGTCTAGATTTTAATTCTAACCGAAAGTTGAGATGTTTTTCACGATGTATGTAACTGTATCTTCTATAGGATACTTCTAATTGGAGAGATCGACATGAAGAAACAATAAACAAGATAAGACAGTCAAAACGTACAGCTAGATACGGAATGAATCCAGTCTCAGATCCTAGTAAGTTATTATGTTTTTGGTATCTTGTGAAATTTGCTCCATGAGAGTGCTTAACTCTAATTCACAGTCACGTCACCCAGTGTTTAAAGTTTATTACAACACAAGGAAACTGGGCCAAGCCTTCCAAATAATAGGGATTTTGTATTGGCATTGGTTGCAGCAAGGAACAGATTTTTAATTCCCtctttctattctattctagtATGGGTTGGGAATAGTTTAGGATTGTAGC from Glandiceps talaboti chromosome 18, keGlaTala1.1, whole genome shotgun sequence includes:
- the LOC144449247 gene encoding uncharacterized protein LOC144449247, with protein sequence MERNHLYKVLGVQPNATERDIKKSYHKLAKQFHPDKNNASNAEEKFKEIVTSYDILKDKEKRRVYDLQQETAEIIAQNAKRREEKNKSKSTTRETFYEPSWSAKTEKTQNQKTKADTGKREKKTPNANTTKTNRTFNGKSQNGKKEKQPWRGPLDSDDFTFEDIPGPGPKPSFTFKFSFDHSDPFKSFMEFFKPYRFDEFDDAFFGPNTRDPFEDIYSWGNGTNRNRSENSPSNASGSQNQNGFQFHGVDDTFPSMNCVFCRKNFELKDLKGHEEICKKLHTKPKSPFSFEPELRDGDRWPDSDRLFGRSPSPPYSPKDTSNWRDRHEE